A genomic stretch from Setaria italica strain Yugu1 chromosome VII, Setaria_italica_v2.0, whole genome shotgun sequence includes:
- the LOC101763587 gene encoding endochitinase A: MAKSPTIMAVVALGLALLLAAGPAAAQNCGCQPNFCCSKFGFCGTSDAYCGDGCQSGPCRSGGGGGGGGGGGGGGGGGGRGANVASVVTDAFFNGIKNQAGGGCEGRNFYTRSAFLEAANKYSGFAHGGSEVEGKREIAAFFAHVTHETGHFCYISEINKNNNYCDANNRQWPCAAGKKYYGRGPLQISWNYNYGPAGRDIGFDGLGNPDIVAQNAGIAFKTALWFWMNNVHRVMPQGFGATTRAINGALECNGNNPAQMNARVGYYRQYCQQLGVDPGNNLTC, encoded by the exons ATGGCAAAGTCGCCGACGATCATGGCGGTCGTGGCTCTCGGCCtcgcgctgctgctcgccgccggcccggccgccgcgcaGAACTGCGGCTGCCAGCCAAACTTCTGCTGCAGCAAGTTCGGATTCTGCGGCACGAGCGACGCCTACTGTGGCGACGGGTGCCAGTCGGGCCCGTGCCGCtcggggggtggtggcggcggcggcggcggcggcggcggcggcggcggcggcggcggtagagGCGCGAACGTGGCTAGCGTCGTCACCGACGCGTTCTTCAACGGCATCAAGAACCAGGCCGGGGGCGGGTGCGAGGGCAGGAACTTCTACACGCGGAGCGCGTTCCTGGAGGCCGCCAACAAGTACTCCGGCTTCGCGCACGGCGGCTCCGAGGTCGAGGGCAAGCGCGAGATCGCCGCCTTCTTCGCGCACGTCACGCACGAGACCGGAC ATTTCTGCTACATCAGCGAGATCAACAAGAACAACAACTACTGCGACGCGAACAACAGGCAGTGGCCGTGCGCCGCGGGGAAGAAATACTACGGGCGCGGCCCGCTGCAGATCTCGTGGAACTACAACTACGGGCCTGCCGGGAGGGACATCGGCTTCGACGGGCTCGGGAACCCGGACATTGTTGCGCAGAACGCCGGGATCGCCTTCAAGACGGCGCTCTGGTTCTGGATGAACAATGTGCACCGGGTGATGCCGCAGGGGTTCGGCGCCACGACCAGGGCCATCAACGGCGCCCTCGAGTGCAACGGGAACAACCCCGCCCAGATGAACGCGCGGGTGGGATACTACAGGCAGTACTGCCAGCAGCTCGGCGTCGACCCGGGGAACAACCTCACCTGCTAG
- the LOC101763181 gene encoding endochitinase A gives MAKKAPTALAVLALGLSLLCAASPSAAQNCGCQSDYCCSQFGYCGTTEPYCGKGCRSGPCWGSSTGGSGANVANVVTDAFFNGIKNQAGAGCEGKNFYTRSAFLNAVNSYSGFARGGSEVEGKREIAAFFAHVTHETGHFCYISEINKNDAYCDANNRQWPCVPGKKYYGRGPLQISWNYNYGPAGRDIGFDGLGNPDRVAQDPVIAFKTALWFWMNNVHQVMPQGFGATIRAINGALECNGRNPDQMNARVRYYRQYCKQLGVDPGNNLTC, from the exons ATGGCGAAGAAGGCGCCGACGGCCCTAGCGGTTCTGGCTCTCGGGCTTTCGCTGCTATGCGCCGCCAGCCCGTCCGCCGCGCAGAACTGCGGCTGCCAGTCAGACTACTGCTGCAGCCAGTTTGGCTACTGCGGCACGACCGAGCCCTACTGTGGCAAGGGGTGCCGGTCGGGCCCGTGCTGGGGTAGCAGCACCGGCGGCAGTGGCGCGAACGTGGCCAACGTCGTCACCGACGCGTTCTTCAACGGCATCAAGAACCAGGCCGGGGCCGGATGCGAGGGCAAGAACTTCTACACGCGGAGCGCGTTCCTGAACGCCGTGAACTCGTACTCCGGCTTCGCGCGTGGCGGCTCGGAGGTCGAGGGCAAGCGCGAGATCGCCGCCTTCTTCGCCCACGTCACGCACGAGACCGGAC ATTTCTGCTACATCAGCGAGATCAACAAGAACGACGCCTACTGCGACGCCAACAACAGGCAGTGGCCGTGCGTCCCGGGGAAGAAGTACTACGGGCGCGGCCCGCTGCAGATCTCGTGGAACTACAACTACGGGCCTGCCGGGAGGGACATCGGCTTCGACGGGCTCGGCAACCCGGACAGGGTGGCGCAGGACCCCGTGATCGCGTTCAAGACGGCGCTCTGGTTCTGGATGAACAACGTGCACCAAGTGATGCCGCAGGGGTTCGGCGCCACGATCAGGGCCATCAACGGCGCCCTCGAGTGCAACGGGAGGAACCCCGACCAGATGAACGCCCGGGTGCGCTACTACAGGCAGTACTGCAAGCAGCTCGGCGTCGACCCGGGGAACAACCTTACCTGCTAG
- the LOC106804097 gene encoding endochitinase A, with protein sequence MANPATTLTVLALGLALLCAAGPAAAQSCGCQPNFCCSKFGYCGTTIDYCGDGCRSGPCIGSGTGTGSGSGVDVGSVVTDAFFNGIKSQAGGGCEGSNFYSRDAFLNAAGAYSGFAHGGSADDGKREIAAFFAHVTHETGHFCYISEINKDNSYCDSSKTQWPCAAGKKYYGRGPLQISWNYNYGPAGQSIGFDGLGNPDAVAQDPVIAFKTAFWFWMNNVHGVMPQGFGATIRAINGALECNGNNPAQMNARVGYYQQYCQQLGVDPGSNLTC encoded by the exons ATGGCAAACCCCGCGACGACCCTCACGGTCCTGGCTCTCGGGCTCGCGCTCCTGTGCGCTgccggcccggccgccgcgcaGAGCTGCGGCTGCCAGCCAAACTTCTGCTGCAGCAAGTTCGGCTACTGCGGCACGACCATCGATTACTGTGGCGATGGGTGCCGGTCGGGGCCCTGCATAGGGagcggcaccggcaccggcagcggcagcggcgtggaCGTGGGTAGCGTCGTCACCGACGCGTTCTTCAACGGCATCAAATCCCAGGCCGGGGGCGGGTGCGAGGGCAGTAACTTCTACTCTCGGGACGCGTTCCTGAACGCCGCCGGCGCGTACTCCGGCTTCGCCCACGGCGGCTCGGCGGACGATGGCAAGCGTGAGATCGCCGCCTTCTTCGCGCACGTCACACACGAGACCGGAC ATTTCTGCTACATCAGCGAGATCAACAAGGACAACAGCTACTGCGACTCGAGCAAGACGCAGTGGCCGTGCGCCGCGGGGAAGAAGTACTACGGGCGCGGCCCGCTGCAGATCTCGTGGAACTACAACTACGGGCCGGCGGGGCAGAGCATCGGCTTCGACGGGCTCGGGAACCCGGACGCGGTGGCGCAGGACCCCGTGATCgcgttcaagacggcgttctgGTTCTGGATGAACAACGTGCACGGGGTGATGCCGCAGGGGTTCGGCGCCACCATCAGGGCCATCAACGGCGCGCTCGAGTGCAACGGGAACAACCCCGCTCAGATGAACGCGAGAGTGGGCTACTACCAGCAGTACTGCCAGCAGCTCGGCGTCGACCCCGGGAGCAACCTCACCTGCTAG
- the LOC101763988 gene encoding endochitinase A: MANAPTILAAVALGGLALLLAAAGPGAAQNCGCQPNFCCSRFGFCGQTTEYCGDGCQSGPCIRGGGGANVANVVTDAFFNGIKNQAPSSCEGKNFYTRGAFLNAVNSYSGFARGGSEVEGKREIAAFFAHVTHETGYFCYISEINKNDPYCNPSYTQWPCAAGKKYYGRGPLQLSWNYNYGAAGRDIKFDGLGNPDVVAQDPVIAFKAALWYWMNNVHGVMPRGFGATTRAINGDLECDGKNTDKMNARVGYYRQYCQQLGVDPGGNLTC, translated from the exons ATGGCAAACGCGCCGACGATCCTGGCCGCCGTGGCTCTCGGCGGTCTCGcactgctgctcgccgccgccggcccgggcGCCGCGCAGAATTGCGGTTGCCAGCCAAACTTCTGCTGCAGCAGGTTTGGCTTCTGCGGCCAGACCACCGAGTACTGCGGCGATGGGTGCCAGTCGGGCCCGTGCAtacggggcgggggcggcgcgaaCGTGGCCAACGTCGTCACCGACGCGTTCTTCAACGGCATCAAGAACCAGGCCCCGAGCTCGTGCGAGGGCAAGAACTTCTACACGCGGGGCGCGTTCCTGAACGCCGTGAACTCGTACTCCGGCTTCGCGCGCGGCGGCTCGGAGGTCGAGGGCAAGCGCGAGATCGCCGCCTTCTTCGCGCACGTCACGCACGAGACCGGAT ATTTCTGCTACATCAGCGAGATCAACAAGAACGACCCCTACTGCAACCCGAGCTACACGCAGTGGCCGTGCGCCGCGGGGAAGAAGTACTATGGGCGCGGCCCGCTGCAGCTCTCGTGGAACTACAACTACGGGGCAGCCGGGAGGGATATCAAATTCGACGGGCTCGGCAACCCGGACGTGGTTGCGCAGGACCCCGTGATCGCGTTCAAGGCGGCGCTCTGGTACTGGATGAACAACGTGCACGGGGTGATGCCGCGGGGGTTCGGCGCCACGACTAGGGCCATCAACGGAGACCTCGAGTGCGACGGCAAGAACACCGATAAAATGAACGCAAGGGTTGGATACTACAGGCAGTACTGCCAGCAGCTCGGCGTCGACCCCGGGGGCAACCTCACCTGCTAG